Within Lolium rigidum isolate FL_2022 chromosome 5, APGP_CSIRO_Lrig_0.1, whole genome shotgun sequence, the genomic segment ACACTGTTAACGTTGTTGTTCTGCATCATCATGTGTTGCTGCGTTGTCCATTCTTGCTGCTGGCTAGTCTTGCCTGCAAACTCCAACCCTGAAACTGGAagagctcctgctgctgctgttgtgtCCTGCTGCATGTAGGCGCCCTATTCCATGAATTAATCGTTAGGGTCAACATAAATCGCATTACTTAACCTTCTTGCAAGAAAATTTCAGTAGAATTACGTACAAATCAAAAGGACTCCTATTATTAGCTATAAGAATGAAAGACCTGATGAGGCGCCACGAAGCAGCTGGTAGCGTatgggtggtggtgatggtgcagCTGCATCACCGCAGGGTGCATCGCGTTCAAGCCCGCGGCAGCACCAGTAGCATTGCCGGCGCCGGCAGCGCTAGTATtaaaagaaggaggaggaggagcagcgggcGAGGAGggttgctgctggtggcgggcgcAGAGGCGGCGACGGAGTCGCTGTCGTTCGCGCGCCTTGTGGTTCTGGAACCAGTAGAAGACGTTCTTGCCTTCGATGCGGCCGTAGTAGGCGAGGTGCGCCGTGATCTGCTGGATCTCCGCCGCGTTGGGCGTCCGCACGCCGCTCCGGTACATTTCCTCCAGGATCATCAGCTGCTCCGGCGTGGGGCACCAACGGGTCGACGGCGTCTGTGGCATCTTCTTCCTTCTTAACTAGTACTACCACTGCTCTTGGATCTCGATCTTTGTGTCTAGCTAGTTTACTGAGCACTCGAGATAGCTAGCTGCTGCAACTGCAAGTGTACGTGCGTTTCGTGCTATGGCTAGGATATGTTCCAAAGCTAAAGCCTATGGTTCAGTTATATAGATCGAGCTGGCTGGGCTAGCTAGGGCAGCTACCTATAACCTAGCTGAGTCAATTACTAGTAGTGAGTGAGCAGAGGATGAGAGGAGATGTGAGACAAATTGGTGCGGTGAACGGTCAGAGTCATGGTCAACACACTTAATAAGGGTTAGCTCCTTCTTGTCCCATGACTTATGGCTTGGGATTGTGTTCTCAAATCGAAGGCATTCCTCGTTAAACTGGCCATGTATATATGTTCTGCGGGAGAATCTTATGTAGCATGAGGAAATAAATAATCTCTCATTTTTTGTGGGTCAAGAAAAAATGTAacgagaaccaacctgagattgggtggttaggagggtggttgtaccctagCCCACCAGAGTCAAACCTCAGATTTGATATCTATGTGTCTCATAAagccggaatattcattcagtgggaggcgacgttcccgtcgacagcgaggcgtctgtggtgacttcgttaatttcaagatccaatctgtCGGCTCAgtatttcggaggtgctcataggggtagggtgtgcgtgtgtgcgttcataggggtgagtgtatgccctGTATGTGAGCGCATACGTTTATaccgtgtttctaaaaaaaaaagtaaCATCTCATCATGACGCTTTGGTTGCACTTTTATGTCGTAATGGGAGGACTGATTCATTATATGTTTTCCAATGTTTGTACCACGTACTGAAGCAAATACCAGCCTATAGCTCCTACATCCCATTCTGTAAAGCGGTGGTGATTCGACAATGATGATGAGAAACCATAAACGGTTAATGAAGATAAAAAAAATATGTTGCGGTTTTTTTGCTATCCGCTGTCCACCAGGACCCCAACAATGTTTATTTTGTAACTAACTTAACACACATGCACTGCTATGAATAACAAACTAAAGTAATCATCATGTCAAGCCATCGGTGATTCTCTCTGATCTGATGATCATGAGACCGAATCATATCTATagatttcaaaaaaatctaaaaaattaaaataaaatatgtGAATGCACATATCTGAAATTTTGTTGGGAAATATGTTACCAAAGTAAATTATTGCACACTGAGCTAGAGTACAAGTTATAGAAACGCAATAATTTTTTTCATTAAAATATAGACAAATACAAGATCATATTATTCTTCAAAAGTTGACATGTACGCTAAACATAGAAATATATATACTTCACATTTGTTCAAACATTTTTTGCTAAGTTATAAATATCATGCTCATATAATAGAAGAGTTACTACTTCTCTAGTGTTTGCATGTGTATATAACgttttgcaattgttaattatgAGATGGACTCATAGATAGTTAAAATAATTGAATGGGCTAACGCCGATCAAATGATACATGTTTGTAGTATAGGAGTAAAAATGCAGCAGAATGCATATTATAATTAAACTCCCACTGGATTTCCGACATTATAATTAAACTTCGGGCTTAGACTCGTATTGGGCAGCTACAATATAGTCTCCGACACTTGCCTCGTAGATGAGATTACTCgtacatgtgcttgatgacgtgtGGCTATAGCGCGTGTTGTTACTAGTTAGTCTTCACTCTTCAGACACACACATAAAATCATCTGCCAGTTCTTGCTCTGCCAACTAAGTCATTAGTGCGTGTGTTTGAAAGCATGCATAGCTAGGTCAAGCTAACCAAATATACCCAGAAAATTGGTTTTTTCGTTGAGCTAGCGCATGCATGAGATCGGGTCAGATATGCATTGCGTCCGCAGGTTCCATTCCAGCCTGAAGAAGCGCTGCTTCTTTTCCTGTTTGTACGTTGAAATTGATAGCTATGTTAAATGACTGGCCAGGGATCACAGTGGaatagaagaagaagagaagatcgATGGGACAAGATGGGAGGATGCGTAATTGCCTGCACACACTGTGTTGTCCTTAGTGGCATTCAAGGGGAACTTGAATGCATGCCCTTCAATTTCTCTCTTCAATCTCTTCCACTTTTACTATCGACAGAAGAGGCTAGCTAGGATGTGCTTTTAAATGTTTGTCTGCCTGCCTGCTAGTACTCGTAGTACTGCACACATTGTGTGAGTGtgtgtatgagagagagagagagacattgtgtgagtgtttgtatgagagagagaggggttggaataaggaagaagagaagagagaggagagagactgATGGGGAATGACATGTAGGAGTCCTGTAACATTACACGACCCTTCTGCCTAGACTGCTGGAGTGCTGGTTGGGTGCTGCATCATAAGGTGATGATGAGAGAGACACCATGAACTAACATTCATGCATGCAGCCTTCTTCACTCTTTTTTCTTGTTCTTTTCCTACGTACCATTAGCTACTAGATCCTCAGGCCCAACCCCGTATATGCTTTGACAAAATATGCTATGAAGGATTAACACCTATTTTTGTAGAGCTAAAGATTACAGTATTGCGATATAATCAATTAAGAGAAGAAATGCCTAACCTCCACAGTGATATACTCCTATATCCTGGACTTTTCATCCTAGACGATTAGTGAAATTAATTGGTGGTGATCACCATCAATGACAATTCTGTTAAACGGATCTCTGACAACCATATATGGTGATCAACTATCGCGGGCACTTCACTATTTGAACTTTCTATGGTACTCCCTCCATTATTATATATAGAACTCCACTTAATCTTGTTTGAAGCAAATTGTTATATTCTAATAAGTTCATGGAATGTATTGATTCTACACCATTAATTAAATGAATATCACTAGATTTAGTATTAAATATGTTTAAATATTGTTACTACATTCATTCCAAATTAAATATGCGGATTATTTTTTCTTCCAAAATGAGCGAACTTACacactaaaatgtgtctatataCGCCTAGATAAATGCATATGTGGACCAAATCCGACCAAAGCTGTGTCAGTTAATTCAACAAAGAGATAGTACTAGGTATTGTAAATGTTGATAATTTTTCCTTGTACTAAGTAAAATATAGaaccatgtcacttaagaaactaTATGTTGCCTTGtatataaaaagaaggacatgtttAGTTTTGTATTCGTGGCAATAACTTTAAGAAGTCCACATTATTTCGAATGTTATCGTTGATGGATAATTTATCATCTTGTGTGTAGTAAAAACATTTTGGTCAGGTGTTGGTGTTGTGGCAACATTGCAAAGACGGTGACGATGGTGTTGTCTCTTGTAAAAGTTCTCTTGCAATAATCCTCTCTTCTTGGCACTTTGTCCGGAGTTGTCCAGGAGCTTCTGAGTATTTTTCTCGTAAGTCCTAATGGACAATAGGTTCGACGGGttcatttttgttgttgtgtgtTGGCGGCACTGTCTGTCGGCAAGCATTAATATCGTCTTCTTCAACCACCTTTTTTGAGTTGTTGTGAGCAAGGCCATCGCCCATGGCGCAGCTGACAGCCAAGATTGTTTTGGTAACTCCACCTATCTACTTGGCGAGATTGCTATTTGCTAATATGTGCTTGTATGTGGACATGACGCAACAAAGTGTTTGGCCCTATATAGATCTTTGCGTACTTCGATGGTTTTATTTTTAAAAGTTTTTCATCAATTGTGAGAGTTATGGTGGTGCAACGACGATGAGTTTACCTATAGCTCTGACATAAAATTTGAGACATGTGTTCTTGATAATATTTTCACCTTTGTTTAGGATTTTGAGGCAAAATGGAGAAAACTGACAAAATAAACTCGGcgtgaaactatttcaccaaactaatccttgtatagcGCATTTTCCATTGGTGCTATTCTCCACTGTGTAGCACTACTCTGACATGCAGATCGGGCCCCACAACCGATTATTATGTAGTGTCGCTCGCTTAGGAACTACAGTGTGGAGAGAAGAGCTATGCTCCTATAAGGTATTTGGCCACGCGATGCTGGCCTAGCCCAACCAAGAACAGAAGGGCTGCAGCATGTTGCCGTTCCTCTCTCCAATCTGATGGCTCCTCTCTCCCCCCAACTCAAATCCAACTCAAAATTGAATAGATTTGTGAGGTTTGTTCATCGATTTCATTCCCAACGtctccatgaaattaatctcctccgCCCTACTTTTAATCCGAAAAAATCCATCACATTTTTTCTATTTAGCAAGACGGTGAAACCCTAGTTTTTGATGGATTCAATATTTCAGTCAATTATTGAAATCATGTGGGGTGATTAATATGtgtatattactatgtaatcaTCTGGGAACATTGTTATTGGTCATTTATTCATAATATTTTTACGTGTATTATGGCTATGCAAACATAGAAGTTTTGTTTGTAGTACCTATGTATGGTATGAAACAATGCTCCCACATGAATTTGTATGCGTGTATGAGATGAAAGCAAGGTCTCATATTTTCTTAAAAAAAAGTAGTTGTATGTTAGTTCTGTCGGCAAAATAGTTTAATGTGTTATTCTTTAAACATGTAGCATGGTGTATCTTCTCTGTGATTACTGTGATGTTGAACACCAGGTCTACTTGATGGCGGAGAAAGGGAATGTAATATATATTATTTTAGTATTTAACATTATTTATTTAGTTCAAATGCATATGTCATAATATTTTGACTTTTGTGTTTGTAGATACTTTGATCCTTTAAGATGTGGTCTCACAGGACCCCTGAAAATGGATATGGCATAATATTAGATAACTCCTTGATCCATACCTTAAGGTCCAACAAGGTTTCGAACATCAACCGGGAGAAATACCATTATTCTTGATCATATCCCGGTGGGAAATTGGCCAAGATCCAAGAACTAAACTCATGTCACCGTCAAGTACGGCTTCGTTCGTGAGACTAAGATCATGGAACAATGGTATCCGATGATCATGGCCCAATACCTTTCTAAAAATTTCAGCTTTCCATAGCCGTGAACCCCTCCTCGTCAagttcttcatcgggatcatcgtcATTCGAGTCGGATACATAGCACCAGGAACGAATGGTTGATGTTGTGCacatcgttggggaaccccaagaggaaggtatgatgagcaaagtagcaagttttccctcagtaagaaaccaatgtttaatcgaccagtaggagaaacaaatcacttctgaaggtgttgctagctaaattttggcagggcgcactaccggcgtaagcaacaacgtggaacatgcacacaacacaaccaaaatactttgccccaacttacggtgaggttgtcaatcgcaccggttttgctgaaaacaaaggatgaaccgtatagtgtggaaagagatgtttatttgcagtggaattaaagataacagtgcttgcagtaagtaaacagaacaggtgtTTGCAATAGATGATTTTatcaatgtaaaagaaaggactggggtccacaattcactagaggtgtctctccataaagataaataacatgttgggtgaacaaattacatctgGGAAATTGACATAATAAAGACCATatgtgacaagatgattactatgagattcatttgggcattacaatataatacatagaccgtaatccatctgcgtctatgattaataatcaaccttccggttagcgtccgcacccctttcagtattaagttgcaagcaacagattattgcattcacaaaagtgtgtaaagtaaacaatagaattatccttagacaaagcattgttgttttctccctagtagcaatagcacatctacaatcttagaatttattgtcactctcccagattactagaggcatgaacccactatcgagcataaatactccctcttggagtcacaagcatatacttggccagagcaactactaccaacggagagcatgcaagatcacaaataacatatgaaaagtatataatcaatctcaaccatagtattcaatattcatcggatcccagcaaacacaacatgtagaattagataaagatgatcttgatcatgataggcagctcacaagatctaaacatgaagcatacat encodes:
- the LOC124656493 gene encoding WUSCHEL-related homeobox 3-like — protein: MPQTPSTRWCPTPEQLMILEEMYRSGVRTPNAAEIQQITAHLAYYGRIEGKNVFYWFQNHKARERQRLRRRLCARHQQQPSSPAAPPPPSFNTSAAGAGNATGAAAGLNAMHPAVMQLHHHHHPYATSCFVAPHQGAYMQQDTTAAAGALPVSGLEFAGKTSQQQEWTTQQHMMMQNNNVNSVAAGGSSVAASGGMNNMIPPPWPCCRPLRTLELFPTRSTGGSLRDECSSSKSSSCSTSTN